The Urbifossiella limnaea genome has a window encoding:
- a CDS encoding carbohydrate porin codes for MPPRPFETLLSAALFLAGGSVACGQEPAAVAAPVAEAVSTADPVPPNPYSGDLLTRLRATGDWWGHRSALADSGLTFDLFATQFYQGVASGGREQQFEFGGKLDYLFNLDTGKLGWWQGGFLNLHAETRYGRSVNALDGLLTPSNIPLSFPEPEGSISSITGLKLTQALSEEVVVFAGKINTLDEYGFRYAPGLGTNRPGLEGFMNTSLVFNPIVGRTVPYSAAGVGGAVLKDGEPLFAVTVFDPEERSTKGLEDLFVRGVTVVTDLTLDVKPLGRPGRYNFGGTYSNSQYRSFDPAAYLRIPPALVRDEAASPKETGSWSVYANFFQSVWVDAADEKRHWGVFGQFGVADGNPNPVRFVANGGVGGRSMIPGRTYDTFGVGYFYLGLSDNFKALAGPLLPQRDEYGVEVFYNLAVTPWARFTTDLQVARPSTVGLDTAIIPGFRFQLLF; via the coding sequence ATGCCACCCAGACCGTTCGAAACGCTCCTCTCAGCCGCGCTGTTTCTGGCGGGCGGTTCGGTCGCATGCGGGCAGGAACCGGCGGCGGTCGCGGCACCCGTCGCCGAGGCGGTTTCGACCGCCGACCCCGTGCCGCCAAACCCCTACAGCGGTGACCTCCTCACCCGGCTGCGCGCCACCGGCGATTGGTGGGGGCACCGCTCGGCGCTCGCCGACAGCGGGCTGACGTTCGACCTCTTCGCCACGCAGTTCTACCAGGGGGTCGCGAGCGGCGGGCGCGAGCAGCAGTTCGAATTCGGCGGGAAGCTCGACTACCTGTTCAACCTCGACACCGGCAAGCTCGGGTGGTGGCAGGGCGGGTTCCTGAACCTCCACGCCGAGACCCGGTACGGCCGGTCGGTGAACGCCCTCGACGGGCTCCTCACCCCGTCCAACATCCCGCTCAGCTTCCCCGAGCCCGAGGGCTCGATCAGCTCGATCACCGGGCTCAAGCTCACCCAGGCGCTGAGCGAGGAGGTGGTCGTGTTCGCCGGGAAGATCAACACGCTCGACGAGTACGGCTTCCGGTACGCCCCCGGGCTCGGCACGAACCGCCCCGGGCTGGAAGGGTTCATGAACACCTCGCTGGTGTTCAACCCGATCGTCGGCCGGACCGTGCCGTACTCGGCGGCAGGCGTCGGCGGTGCGGTCCTCAAGGACGGCGAGCCGCTGTTCGCCGTCACCGTGTTCGACCCGGAGGAGCGGTCCACGAAGGGGCTCGAAGACCTGTTCGTCCGCGGCGTCACCGTCGTCACCGACCTGACGCTTGACGTGAAGCCGCTCGGCCGGCCGGGGCGGTACAACTTCGGCGGCACCTACAGCAACTCACAATACCGCTCCTTCGACCCGGCCGCGTACCTCCGCATCCCGCCCGCCCTCGTCCGCGACGAGGCCGCGTCGCCGAAGGAAACTGGGTCGTGGTCGGTGTACGCGAACTTCTTCCAGTCGGTGTGGGTGGACGCGGCGGACGAGAAGCGGCACTGGGGCGTGTTCGGGCAGTTCGGCGTCGCCGACGGGAACCCGAACCCGGTGCGGTTCGTGGCTAACGGCGGCGTGGGCGGGCGGAGCATGATCCCCGGGCGGACCTACGACACGTTCGGCGTGGGGTACTTCTACCTCGGGCTGAGCGACAACTTCAAGGCGCTGGCCGGCCCGCTCCTGCCGCAGCGCGACGAGTACGGGGTCGAGGTCTTCTACAACCTCGCGGTGACGCCGTGGGCGCGGTTCACGACCGACCTCCAGGTCGCCCGCCCGAGCACCGTCGGGCTCGACACTGCGATCATCCCGGGCTTCCGCTTCCAGCTCCTGTTCTGA
- a CDS encoding arylsulfatase, translated as MLSRCLIAAALFAASGAAGWFTAAGRLGTALAQEPPPTGGTPKVLPRPDFQFKGKVGKTYKDSDPPQFPQPVKAPKGAPNVVLILLDDTGFGQYSTFGGGVPSPTLDRLAAEGLRYTRFHTTALCSPTRAALITGRNHHSATFGCITEAATGYDGYTCVLPRSCGSIGEVLRQNGYMTAWLGKNHNTPTWETSAIGPFDRWANGLGFDYFYGFNAGDMNQWNPTLFENRNLVPASTDPNYHLTEDLADKAIQWVRRSTSISPDKPFFLYVAPGANHAPHHAPKEWIDKFRGQFDQGWDAYREATLARQIKLGVVPPGTQLTARSEGLPAWDTLAPDQKRVYARMMEVFAGFAAHVDHHMGRVIDEVKKMPGGDNTIFLYVVGDNGASAEGGLEGSLNENLFFNGFPERWQAALPHLDELGGPRWFNHFPAAWAHAMSTPFQWTKQVASHLGGTRNPMIVSWPGRIRDRGGLRTQFLHVIDIVPTLYEAIGITPPTMLNGIAQQPIEGASFLGTFADKNAPATRRTQYFEMFVNRGIYHDGWMASSRSFVPWSPIRGAFDPFTAKWELYNLEQDFSQATDLAAKHPEKVRELEGRFWQEAERYKVLPLDWRGVERLNGELQGRPNLAGKRDKYVYYPGQIALPDGACPPVLNKSFSVTADIEVPEKGAEGMVLTQGGLTGGYGLYLREGKAHFVYNMLATERFTITSEELPRGNVALAMNLTYEGKAGERGKGATVTLTANGKKVGEGQLPRTIPLSLSLGEGIDVGMDTGSAVDFTYRLPFRYTGRIERVTIEPKP; from the coding sequence ATGCTCTCTCGATGCCTGATTGCCGCCGCGCTGTTCGCGGCGAGTGGCGCGGCCGGCTGGTTCACCGCCGCCGGCCGGCTCGGGACGGCGCTCGCCCAGGAGCCGCCCCCGACCGGCGGTACCCCGAAGGTGCTCCCGCGGCCCGATTTCCAGTTCAAGGGGAAGGTCGGCAAGACCTACAAGGACTCCGACCCGCCGCAGTTCCCGCAGCCGGTGAAGGCGCCGAAGGGGGCGCCGAACGTCGTGCTCATCCTCCTCGACGACACCGGCTTCGGGCAGTACTCAACGTTCGGCGGCGGCGTCCCGTCGCCGACCCTCGACCGGCTCGCCGCCGAGGGGCTGCGGTACACCCGGTTCCACACGACCGCGCTGTGCAGCCCGACGCGGGCGGCGCTCATCACCGGCCGCAACCACCACTCGGCGACGTTCGGGTGCATCACCGAGGCCGCGACCGGGTACGACGGCTACACCTGCGTGCTGCCGCGCAGCTGCGGGTCGATCGGCGAGGTGCTCCGGCAGAACGGGTACATGACCGCGTGGCTCGGCAAGAACCACAACACGCCGACCTGGGAGACGAGCGCGATCGGGCCGTTCGACCGCTGGGCCAACGGCCTCGGGTTCGACTACTTCTACGGGTTTAACGCCGGCGACATGAACCAGTGGAACCCGACCCTGTTCGAGAACCGTAACCTCGTGCCGGCGAGCACCGACCCGAACTACCACCTGACCGAGGACCTCGCTGACAAGGCCATCCAGTGGGTGCGGCGGTCCACGAGCATCTCGCCGGACAAGCCGTTCTTCCTGTACGTCGCGCCGGGGGCGAACCACGCCCCGCACCACGCCCCGAAGGAGTGGATCGACAAGTTCCGCGGGCAGTTCGACCAGGGCTGGGACGCCTACCGCGAGGCGACCCTCGCGCGGCAGATCAAGCTCGGCGTCGTCCCGCCGGGCACGCAGCTCACCGCCCGCAGCGAGGGGTTGCCGGCGTGGGACACGCTGGCCCCCGACCAGAAGCGCGTCTACGCCCGCATGATGGAGGTGTTCGCCGGGTTCGCGGCCCACGTCGATCACCACATGGGCCGCGTCATCGACGAGGTGAAGAAGATGCCCGGCGGCGACAACACCATCTTCCTCTACGTCGTCGGCGACAACGGCGCCAGCGCCGAGGGCGGGCTCGAGGGGAGCCTGAACGAGAACTTGTTCTTCAACGGCTTCCCGGAGCGGTGGCAGGCCGCCCTCCCCCACCTCGACGAACTCGGCGGGCCGCGGTGGTTCAACCACTTCCCGGCCGCGTGGGCGCACGCCATGTCGACCCCGTTCCAGTGGACCAAGCAGGTGGCCAGCCACCTCGGCGGCACCCGCAACCCGATGATCGTGTCGTGGCCGGGCCGCATCCGCGACCGCGGCGGCCTCCGCACCCAGTTCCTGCACGTCATCGACATCGTGCCGACGCTGTACGAGGCGATCGGCATCACCCCGCCGACGATGCTGAACGGCATCGCCCAGCAGCCGATCGAGGGGGCGAGCTTCCTCGGCACGTTCGCCGACAAGAACGCCCCGGCGACGCGGCGGACGCAGTACTTCGAGATGTTCGTGAACCGCGGCATCTACCACGACGGGTGGATGGCGTCGAGCCGCAGCTTCGTGCCGTGGAGCCCGATCCGCGGCGCCTTCGACCCGTTCACGGCCAAGTGGGAGCTGTACAACCTGGAGCAGGACTTCTCGCAGGCGACCGACCTGGCGGCGAAGCACCCGGAGAAAGTGCGGGAGCTCGAAGGCCGGTTCTGGCAAGAGGCGGAGCGGTACAAGGTTCTGCCACTCGACTGGCGCGGCGTGGAGCGGCTCAACGGCGAGTTGCAGGGCCGCCCGAACCTCGCCGGGAAGCGCGACAAGTACGTGTACTACCCCGGCCAGATCGCCCTGCCTGACGGCGCGTGCCCGCCGGTGCTGAACAAGTCGTTCTCCGTGACCGCGGACATCGAGGTCCCCGAGAAGGGGGCCGAGGGAATGGTGCTGACGCAGGGCGGGCTGACCGGCGGGTACGGCCTGTACCTGCGCGAGGGGAAGGCCCACTTCGTGTACAACATGCTCGCCACCGAGCGGTTCACGATCACGTCCGAGGAACTGCCGCGGGGGAACGTGGCGCTGGCGATGAACCTCACCTACGAGGGGAAGGCCGGCGAGCGCGGGAAGGGCGCGACGGTGACGCTGACGGCCAACGGCAAGAAGGTCGGCGAGGGACAGCTGCCGCGGACGATCCCGCTCTCGCTGTCGCTCGGCGAGGGGATCGACGTGGGGATGGACACGGGCTCGGCCGTGGACTTCACTTACCGCCTGCCGTTCCGCTACACCGGCCGGATCGAGCGGGTGACGATCGAGCCGAAGCCGTAG
- a CDS encoding primary-amine oxidase: MTDHARHPLEPLSAAEVQQTVRLLRTDGKVTPTTRVVSVSLKEPSKELVHGFTGREAVRREAFAVLFDNATNACHEATVCLTRSQVLAVRHVPGVQPTMTIDEQIECEHAVLASAEFKAALKAHYGVEDTRLVMVDIWSAGNYGSEEDRTRRLARPLCFLREDPTDNGYVRPIEGLRPVVDLNTMTVLRVEEHGHWPLPPGSGNYAADRVGRLRTDIKKLEITQPEGPSFEVEGHSVRWQKWRFVIGFNAREGLTLHHLRYDDDGRERSVLYRASLTEMVVPYGDPGPTQRRKNAFDVGEYGMGACANSLELGCDCLGLIRYFDAHLCDSRGKPLTIKNAVCMHEEDYGILWKHTDRRLPDAPEVRRSRRLVVSSVSTVENYEYGFFWYLYQDGSIQFEIKLTGILSLGAFPPGEKPKYGNLVAPQLYAPNHQHFFNMRLDFDLDGTANTVQQHDVVADAIDDENPFENAFHTRVTPLTSEKQARGHLNLETARTWKVVNPTVTNAVGEPVGYKLLPGDNSFPFASPNAWWRKRAGFVNHHVWVTPYHEDEKYGAGDYPNQSAGGDGLARWTERDRPIENTDVVLWYTFGHTHIPRPEDYPVMPTAYIGFVLKPNGFFARNPANDVPPSSKPSTAAGSCCH, from the coding sequence GTGACCGACCACGCCCGCCATCCCCTGGAACCGCTCAGCGCCGCGGAGGTGCAGCAAACCGTGCGATTGCTCCGGACCGACGGCAAAGTCACCCCGACGACGCGGGTCGTGTCGGTCAGCCTGAAGGAGCCGTCGAAGGAACTGGTCCACGGCTTCACCGGCCGCGAGGCGGTCCGGCGCGAGGCCTTCGCCGTGCTGTTCGACAACGCCACCAACGCCTGTCACGAGGCCACCGTCTGCCTCACACGGAGCCAGGTGCTCGCGGTCCGGCACGTGCCCGGCGTCCAGCCGACCATGACCATCGACGAGCAGATCGAGTGCGAACACGCGGTGCTGGCCAGCGCGGAGTTCAAGGCCGCGCTCAAGGCGCACTACGGCGTCGAGGACACCCGGCTGGTCATGGTCGACATCTGGAGTGCGGGCAACTACGGCAGCGAGGAGGACCGCACCCGCCGGCTGGCCCGCCCCCTCTGCTTCCTCCGTGAGGACCCCACCGACAACGGCTACGTCCGGCCGATCGAGGGGCTCCGGCCGGTCGTCGATCTGAACACCATGACGGTCCTCCGCGTCGAGGAGCACGGCCACTGGCCGCTCCCCCCGGGGAGTGGCAACTACGCCGCCGACCGCGTGGGCCGCCTCCGCACGGACATCAAGAAGCTGGAGATCACCCAGCCGGAGGGGCCGAGCTTCGAGGTCGAGGGCCACAGCGTCCGCTGGCAGAAGTGGCGGTTCGTGATCGGGTTCAACGCCCGCGAGGGGCTGACGCTCCACCACCTCCGCTACGACGACGACGGCCGGGAGCGCTCCGTCCTGTACCGCGCGTCGCTCACCGAGATGGTCGTCCCGTACGGGGACCCGGGCCCGACGCAGCGGCGGAAGAACGCCTTCGACGTGGGCGAGTACGGCATGGGCGCCTGCGCCAACAGCCTGGAGCTGGGCTGCGACTGCCTCGGCCTGATCCGCTACTTCGACGCGCACCTCTGCGACAGCCGGGGGAAGCCGCTCACCATCAAGAACGCGGTCTGCATGCACGAGGAGGACTACGGCATCCTCTGGAAGCACACCGACCGCCGCCTCCCGGACGCGCCCGAGGTCCGGCGGTCGCGCCGGCTGGTGGTCTCGTCGGTGTCCACCGTCGAGAACTACGAGTACGGCTTCTTCTGGTACCTCTACCAGGACGGCAGCATCCAGTTCGAAATCAAGCTGACGGGCATCCTCTCGCTCGGGGCGTTTCCCCCGGGCGAGAAGCCGAAGTACGGCAACCTGGTCGCCCCGCAGCTGTACGCCCCGAACCACCAGCACTTCTTCAACATGCGCCTCGACTTCGACCTCGACGGCACGGCCAACACGGTCCAGCAACACGACGTGGTGGCCGACGCGATCGACGACGAGAACCCGTTCGAGAACGCCTTCCACACGCGGGTGACGCCGCTCACGTCCGAGAAGCAGGCGCGCGGGCACCTGAACCTGGAGACGGCCCGGACGTGGAAGGTGGTCAACCCGACCGTGACCAACGCCGTGGGCGAGCCGGTCGGCTACAAGCTCTTACCCGGCGACAATTCGTTCCCGTTCGCCTCGCCGAACGCGTGGTGGCGGAAGCGGGCGGGCTTCGTGAACCACCACGTCTGGGTGACACCGTACCACGAGGACGAGAAGTACGGGGCCGGCGACTACCCCAACCAGAGCGCCGGCGGCGACGGCCTGGCGCGCTGGACCGAGCGGGACCGGCCGATCGAGAACACCGACGTCGTGCTGTGGTACACCTTCGGGCACACTCACATCCCGCGGCCCGAGGACTACCCGGTGATGCCGACGGCCTACATCGGCTTCGTGCTCAAGCCGAACGGGTTCTTCGCCCGGAACCCGGCGAACGACGTCCCGCCCTCCTCGAAGCCGAGTACCGCGGCCGGATCGTGCTGCCACTGA
- a CDS encoding M16 family metallopeptidase, with protein sequence MRRAGLVCLLLVLAAPPAPAQEKVASVEGVTEYRLANGARVLLYPEPSRPTVTVNMTVLVGSRHEGYGESGMAHLLEHMVFKGTPRFPNVPKELRDHGASFNGTTNVDRTNYFETLPATDENLDFAIHLESDRLVNSFVKREDLVSEFTVVRNEFERGENSPAGVLGQRVHAAAYEWHNYGKSTIGNRSDIERVPIDNLQAFYKKYYQPDNCVLIVAGKFDEPKALALCQKYLGSIPRPERKLDATYTEEPPQDGERTVVLRRVGTVGAVAAAYHIPSASHPDWAPLSLMAGIISQSPNGRLHKALVESKLTTGAFARADNAHDPGLFFASAQTEAAQLDAARDTLLKVLESLGDVPFTADEVEKAKLRSKRNSEGLPANASGMAMALSSASALGDWRLLFVQRDRLAAVTVDDVNRVAKTYFPKHNRTVGVFIPETEPKRLAVPAAPPIATIVKDFKGGATVAAGEAFDPTPANLDARVKVIEDGGFKAGLLAKKNRGETVSLVLTLHYGNEDSLKGQEAAAGMLPRLMAAGTKKHDRQALREEMESLGVRISTGGGGGGGGKGGKGGGGAPGVPGQLTFSVEAKRDTLPKAIDLLGEILREPAFPADEFETMKRAGRAALAGSAGDPATLANNKLARALSSYPKGDVRYVPTLEESLARADALTLAQVRTLYETQVGASQVELAVVGDFDPDAAVAKVRGVLREWESKVPVRRIARDAPAARPGSKEDILTPDRANAVFLAAVAFPAKEGDADYAAMRLGNFILGGGTLSSRLGDRIRQKEGLSYGVTSAFTASARDPVASLTINAITNPQNIDKVEKAAVEELTKFLTDGPTSEELAGAQRAFLEAAKVGRTGDAAIAGQIASNLSLGRTFAHVAEAEKKIAELTPQAITAAFRRHVDPARLVIIRAGDFKK encoded by the coding sequence ATGCGCCGCGCCGGCCTCGTCTGTTTGCTCCTCGTCCTGGCCGCGCCCCCCGCACCGGCCCAGGAGAAGGTCGCGTCCGTCGAGGGCGTGACCGAGTACCGGCTCGCCAACGGCGCCCGCGTGCTCCTCTACCCCGAGCCGTCGCGGCCGACCGTCACCGTGAACATGACCGTGCTCGTCGGCAGCCGCCACGAGGGGTACGGCGAGAGCGGCATGGCCCACCTGTTGGAGCACATGGTGTTCAAGGGGACGCCGCGGTTCCCGAACGTGCCGAAGGAGCTGCGCGACCACGGCGCCAGCTTCAACGGCACCACCAACGTGGACCGCACCAACTACTTCGAGACGCTCCCGGCGACCGACGAGAACCTCGACTTCGCCATCCACCTGGAGTCCGACCGGCTCGTGAACAGCTTCGTGAAGCGGGAAGACCTGGTGAGCGAGTTCACGGTCGTGCGGAACGAGTTCGAGCGCGGCGAGAACAGCCCGGCGGGCGTGCTCGGGCAGCGCGTCCACGCCGCCGCCTACGAGTGGCACAACTACGGCAAGTCCACCATCGGCAACCGCTCCGACATCGAGCGCGTGCCGATCGACAACCTGCAGGCCTTCTACAAGAAGTACTACCAGCCCGACAACTGCGTGCTCATCGTCGCCGGCAAGTTCGACGAGCCGAAGGCGCTGGCGCTCTGCCAAAAGTACCTCGGGTCGATCCCCAGGCCCGAACGCAAGCTCGACGCGACGTACACCGAGGAGCCGCCGCAGGACGGCGAGCGCACGGTCGTGCTGCGCCGCGTCGGCACCGTCGGGGCGGTCGCGGCGGCGTACCACATCCCGAGCGCGTCGCACCCCGACTGGGCGCCGCTGAGCCTGATGGCCGGCATCATCTCGCAGTCGCCGAACGGCCGGCTCCACAAGGCGCTCGTCGAGAGCAAGCTCACCACCGGCGCGTTCGCCCGCGCCGACAACGCCCACGACCCCGGTCTGTTCTTCGCGTCCGCCCAGACCGAGGCGGCGCAGCTCGACGCCGCCCGCGACACGCTCCTGAAGGTGCTCGAGTCGCTCGGCGACGTGCCGTTCACCGCCGACGAGGTGGAGAAGGCGAAGCTCCGCAGCAAGCGCAACTCCGAAGGCCTGCCGGCGAACGCCTCCGGGATGGCGATGGCGCTCAGCTCGGCGTCGGCGCTCGGCGACTGGCGGCTGCTGTTCGTGCAGCGCGACCGCCTCGCGGCCGTCACCGTGGACGACGTGAACCGCGTGGCGAAGACGTACTTCCCGAAGCACAACCGCACGGTCGGCGTGTTCATCCCCGAGACGGAGCCGAAGCGCCTCGCGGTGCCGGCCGCGCCGCCGATCGCCACCATCGTGAAGGACTTCAAGGGCGGCGCCACCGTCGCCGCCGGGGAGGCGTTCGACCCCACGCCCGCGAACCTCGACGCCCGCGTGAAGGTGATCGAGGACGGCGGCTTCAAGGCCGGGCTCCTGGCGAAGAAGAACCGCGGCGAGACGGTGTCGCTGGTGCTGACGCTGCACTACGGCAACGAGGACTCGCTGAAGGGGCAGGAGGCCGCGGCCGGGATGCTGCCGCGATTGATGGCGGCCGGTACCAAGAAGCACGACCGGCAGGCGCTGCGCGAGGAGATGGAGTCGCTCGGCGTGCGTATCTCAACAGGCGGCGGCGGGGGCGGCGGCGGGAAGGGTGGCAAGGGCGGCGGCGGCGCCCCCGGCGTGCCCGGCCAGCTCACGTTCTCCGTCGAGGCGAAGCGCGACACGCTCCCGAAGGCGATCGACCTGCTCGGCGAAATCCTCCGCGAGCCGGCGTTCCCGGCCGACGAGTTCGAGACGATGAAGCGCGCCGGCCGCGCCGCGCTGGCGGGCTCGGCCGGCGACCCGGCGACGCTCGCCAACAACAAGCTCGCCCGCGCCCTGTCGTCGTACCCGAAGGGCGACGTGCGCTACGTCCCCACGCTGGAGGAGAGTTTGGCCCGCGCCGACGCCCTGACGCTGGCGCAGGTGCGCACCCTGTACGAGACGCAGGTCGGCGCGAGCCAGGTCGAGCTGGCCGTGGTCGGCGACTTCGACCCGGACGCGGCCGTCGCCAAGGTGCGGGGCGTGCTGCGCGAGTGGGAGTCGAAGGTGCCGGTGCGGCGGATCGCCCGCGACGCGCCGGCGGCGCGGCCGGGGTCGAAGGAGGACATCCTGACGCCGGACCGGGCGAACGCGGTGTTCCTGGCGGCGGTGGCGTTCCCGGCGAAGGAGGGCGACGCCGACTACGCGGCGATGCGGCTCGGCAACTTCATCCTCGGCGGCGGCACGCTCTCGTCGCGGCTCGGCGACCGCATCCGCCAGAAGGAGGGGCTGTCGTACGGCGTCACGTCGGCGTTCACCGCGTCGGCGCGCGACCCGGTGGCGAGCCTGACGATCAACGCCATCACGAACCCGCAGAACATCGACAAGGTGGAGAAGGCCGCGGTCGAGGAACTGACCAAGTTCCTGACCGACGGCCCGACGTCGGAGGAGTTGGCTGGCGCGCAGCGGGCGTTCCTGGAGGCGGCGAAGGTGGGCCGGACCGGCGACGCAGCCATCGCCGGGCAGATCGCGTCGAACCTGAGTCTGGGACGGACGTTCGCCCACGTCGCCGAGGCCGAGAAGAAGATCGCCGAGCTGACGCCGCAGGCGATCACCGCGGCGTTCCGCCGGCACGTCGATCCGGCGCGGCTGGTCATCATCCGCGCCGGCGACTTCAAGAAGTGA